The following are encoded in a window of Salmo trutta chromosome 9, fSalTru1.1, whole genome shotgun sequence genomic DNA:
- the LOC115200411 gene encoding small integral membrane protein 15, translated as MIDVRAWAEYLVEWAAKDPYGFLTTVILALTPLFIASALLSWKLAKMIEVRDRDQKKKQKRQENIAKAKRTKKD; from the coding sequence ATGATTGACGTGCGGGCGTGGGCGGAGTACCTGGTGGAATGGGCGGCCAAGGACCCGTACGGCTTTCTGACCACTGTCATCCTGGCGCTTACACCCCTCTTCATCGCCAGCGCCCTGTTGTCGTGGAAACTGGCCAAGATGATTGAGGTGCGCGACCGAGatcagaagaagaagcagaaacGTCAGGAGAATATTGCCAAGGCCAAGAGGACCAAGAAAGACTGA